A stretch of the Arachis stenosperma cultivar V10309 chromosome 6, arast.V10309.gnm1.PFL2, whole genome shotgun sequence genome encodes the following:
- the LOC130933562 gene encoding probable pectinesterase/pectinesterase inhibitor 21: protein MAGGDPERNKRLVLIGVSTFLLVAMVVAVTLSVTLNKNSSDGSKAEDQSHVASSVKAVKTLCAPTDYREECEQSLSAEAGNTTDPRELIKIAFNITIKRITDGLEQTQMLQELENDPMAKQALDSCKQLMDLSIDEFNRSLDKLGRFDLNNIDNILSSLKVWLSGAITYQETCLDGFENTTSSAGEQMKELLRTAMHMSSNGLAIITELDKTMSAMHFPSTQPAGARRLMSEDDEDQDQDQELPEWIEDRIAVRKLMATVGGGRRIKAHVTVAKDGSGDFQTIAEALRKVPSNNKKPFIIHIKEGVYQEYLEVPRNLTHVVFIGDGGHKTRITGDKNFIDGVNTYKTATVAVQGDYFVAMGVGFENSAGAAKHQAVALRVQADKSIFYKCRMDGYQDTLYAHTMRQFYRDCVISGTIDFVFGDAVSVFQNCTFEVRKPLANQQCIVTAQGRKERYQPTGIVIQGGSIVSDPEYFPVRFTNKAFLARPWKNYSRTVFLDTYLDDLVTPAGYMPWQTAEGLSGMDTCYYAEFGNRGPGADNTNRVNWLGIKKNFTAQAANMYNPTNFFRGDEWIKVTKIPYNPGQPAPASNSNFAAALLRRVAAAPRSSPSSSSPAPASSPTGAATTTATSSPAPSPANL, encoded by the exons ATGGCAGGGGGAgacccagagaggaataaaagaCTAGTCCTTATAGGAGTCTCAACCTTCTTATTGGTGGCCATGGTGGTGGCCGTCACACTCAGCGTCACCTTGAACAAGAACTCCAGCGATGGTTCAAAGGCAGAAGACCAGAGCCATGTTGCATCGTCGGTGAAAGCGGTGAAGACCCTCTGCGCCCCTACAGATTACAGAGAGGAATGCGAGCAGTCATTGTCCGCAGAAGCCGGCAACACCACGGATCCAAGGGAACTCATCAAGATCGCATTTAACATCACTATCAAGAGGATCACCGATGGCCTTGAGCAGACCCAGATGCTTCAGGAATTGGAGAACGACCCCATGGCCAAGCAGGCTCTCGACTCTTGCAAGCAACTCATGGACCTCTCCATTGACGAGTTCAACAGGTCCCTCGACAAGCTTGGAAGGTTCGACCTCAACAACATCGACAACATTCTCAGCAGCTTGAAGGTCTGGCTCAGCGGTGCCATCACCTACCAGGAGACCTGCCTTGACGGCTTCGAGAACACCACCAGCAGCGCCGGCGAGCAGATGAAGGAATTGTTGAGGACCGCCATGCACATGAGCAGCAATGGCCTCGCCATCATCACCGAGCTCGACAAGACCATGAGCGCCATGCATTTCCCCTCCACCCAGCCCGCCGGAGCCCGCCGCCTGATGTCCGAGGACGACGAGGACCAGGACCAGGACCAGGAGCTCCCCGAGTGGATCGAGGACCGCATCGCCGTCCGCAAGCTTATGGCTACTGTTGGTGGCGGAAGAAGGATCAAGGCTCACGTGACAGTTGCAAAGGATGGTTCTGGTGATTTCCAGACCATCGCAGAAGCCTTGAGAAAGGTTCCTTCAAATAACAAGAAGCCCTTCATCATCCACATCAAGGAGGGTGTCTACCAGGAGTACCTTGAAGTCCCCAGGAACTTGACCCACGTTGTCTTCATCGGCGATGGTGGTCACAAGACCCGCATCACCGGCGATAAGAACTTCATCGATGGCGTTAACACTTACAAGACCGCCACCGTTG CCGTTCAAGGAGACTACTTCGTTGCAATGGGAGTAGGATTCGAGAACTCAGCCGGAGCAGCGAAGCACCAGGCAGTGGCTCTGAGGGTGCAAGCAGACAAATCCATCTTCTACAAGTGCAGAATGGACGGTTACCAAGACACACTGTACGCCCACACCATGCGTCAGTTCTACAGAGACTGCGTGATCTCAGGCACCATCGATTTCGTGTTCGGAGATGCAGTGTCAGTCTTCCAGAACTGCACCTTCGAGGTGAGGAAGCCATTGGCAAACCAACAGTGCATTGTGACAGCACAAGGCAGGAAGGAGAGGTACCAGCCAACAGGAATTGTGATCCAGGGTGGTTCCATCGTGTCCGACCCAGAATACTTCCCAGTTAGGTTCACCAACAAGGCCTTCCTTGCTCGTCCATGGAAGAATTACTCAAGGACCGTCTTCTTGGATACCTACCTTGATGACTTGGTCACCCCCGCCGGTTACATGCCATGGCAAACAGCCGAGGGACTCTCCGGCATGGACACTTGCTACTACGCTGAGTTCGGCAACCGTGGTCCCGGAGCTGACAACACCAACCGTGTCAACTGGCTTGGTATCAAGAAAAACTTCACAGCACAAGCAGCAAACATGTACAACCCAACCAACTTCTTCCGTGGAGATGAATGGATCAAGGTTACCAAGATTCCCTACAACCCTGGCCAGCCCGCTCCCGCCAGTAACAGTAATTTTGCCGCCGCCTTGTTGCGCCGAGTTGCAGCTGCCCCTAGAAGCAGCCCTTCCTCCTCCTCCCCTGCTCCTGCTTCTTCTCCGACCGGGGCCGCCACCACCACTGCCACCTCCTCCCCTGCTCCTTCCCCTGCTAATCTCTAA
- the LOC130933563 gene encoding pectinesterase-like, with the protein MAASDLSISLLLFTAAIIFSNLASLASSSSSICDLTPYPPFCKSNSPSKGRSDIHSYGRFFARKSLLSSTKFRSLVSKYLKPRSKNKLSRSMLLALQDCYLLSDFNVDFWTNTLNAINSTNTLSSSEDENYLHSMISATLTNHDTCLDSLQQATTTHTDELLISNISNGTKFYSISLAFFKQGWGTNKNTHNRKLTEEIVKRSNIHRMWEQRLYEITKRRGRKLLQLDPEANVVVSQMVVVNPDGSGDYTTINDAVNAAPNNTLGINGFFVIYVVAGVYEEYVSIPKTKQYLMMIGDGINRTIITGNRSVTDGWTTFNSATFAVVAKGFVAVNMTFRNTAGGINHQAVALRSGADLSAFYSCSFEGYQDTLYTHSMRQFYRNCDIYGTVDFIFGNAAVVFQDCNIYPRLPMSNQFNAITAQGRTDVNQNTGISIHNCTITAAADLAASNGTTKTYLGRPWKLYSRTVYMQSFMDSLIDPAGWVAWSGDFALDTLYYAEYDNWGAGSNTSSRVTWAGYDVLLDSIGAINFTVSNFIFGDVWLPATGVPYLASLY; encoded by the exons ATGGCAGCTTCAGATCTATCTATAAGCTTATTATTATTCACTGCCGCCATTATTTTCTCCAACTTGGCTTCTCTTGCATCTTCATCTTCCTCCATTTGTGACCTCACACCATATCCACCcttctgcaaatccaattcaCCTTCCAAAGGCCGCAGTGACATACATAGCTATGGTCGATTTTTCGCACGCAAATCCCTCTTATCATCTACTAAGTTTCGCTCATTAGTCTCTAAGTATCTCAAACCTCGTTCCAAAAACAAATTATCTAGGTCCATGCTTCTTGCCCTTCAAGATTGCTACCTTCTAAGTGACTTCAACGTAGATTTCTGGACCAACACTCTCAACGCCATAAATTCCACTAACACACTCAGTAGCTCAGAGGATGAAAATTATTTGCATAGCATGATTAGTGCTACTTTAACCAACCACGACACCTGCTTAGATAGCCTCCAACAAGCCACAACCACACACACTGATGAATTACTCATCAGCAATATCTCCAATGGGACCAAGTTTTATAGCATATCCCTTGCATTTTTCAAGCAAGGTTGGGGAACCAACAAAAACACACACAACAGAAAATTAACAGAGGAGATAGTAAAGAGAAGTAACATTCATCGCATGTGGGAACAGAGGCTGTATGAGATAacaaaaagaagaggaagaaaactGCTTCAGTTAGATCCTGAGGCGAATGTTGTTGTGAGCCAAATGGTGGTGGTGAACCCAGATGGCTCTGGAGACTACACAACTATTAATGATGCAGTGAATGCAGCACCAAACAACACCCTTGGTATCAATGGCTTTTTTGTAATTTATGTGGTTGCAGGGGTGTATGAAGAATATGTTTCCATTCCAAAAACCAAACAGTATTTGATGATGATAGGTGATGGTATTAACCGGACTATAATCACCGGAAATCGAAGCGTCACTGATGGCTGGACAACCTTCAACTCTGCCACGTTTG CTGTGGTTGCAAAAGGCTTTGTGGCGGTGAACATGACATTTCGGAACACAGCCGGAGGAATAAACCACCAAGCAGTGGCGCTTCGGAGCGGTGCAGATCTGTCTGCATTTTATAGCTGTAGCTTTGAAGGGTACCAAGACACACTGTACACGCATTCTATGAGGCAATTCTACAGAAACTGCGACATTTATGGCACTGTGGACTTCATATTTGGCAATGCAGCGGTTGTCTTCCAAGATTGTAACATCTACCCAAGACTACCAATGAGTAATCAATTCAATGCAATCACTGCACAGGGCAGAACTGATGTGAATCAAAACACTGGAATCTCCATACACAATTGCACCATAACGGCCGCAGCCGATTTAGCTGCTAGTAACGGCACCACAAAAACGTACCTAGGGAGGCCATGGAAACTCTATTCAAGAACAGTTTACATGCAATCTTTCATGGATAGCTTGATCGATCCAGCGGGTTGGGTTGCTTGGTCTGGGGACTTTGCCTTAGACACCCTTTATTATGCTGAATATGATAACTGGGGAGCCGGATCAAATACCAGTAGCAGGGTTACTTGGGCAGGTTACGATGTGCTTTTGGACAGCATAGGTGCAATTAATTTTACAGTCTCCAATTTCATATTTGGTGATGTTTGGCTTCCCGCCACTGGAGTACCTTATTTAGCTAGTTTATACTGA
- the LOC130936682 gene encoding protein LONGIFOLIA 1-like, producing MAMITVTSEQQSPVSVLDLQFYSEDPPSPIKKKTEISKDLDEALATPDNIGHALDLPLSFNNTKANFSNGTSDDDLQTQNLDKVLWQNDDNSEKFTNCRERKDSDRKYIAEILLASGLLSSPSLIQAVHSPGHLINPKLFFALELLKTNKLQFNMKHNAGKILRINNLEEMQRKLIFDVVNEILVQKISALIYVYFG from the exons ATGGCCATGATAACAGTTACTTCAGAACAACAAAGTCCAGTTTCTGTTCTTGATCTGCAATTTTACAGTGAAGACCCACCTTCTCCAATCAAAAAGAAGACAGAAATCTCAAAAGATTTAG ATGAAGCTTTAGCCACTCCTGATAACATAGGGCATGCATTGGACCTTCCTCTTTCATTCAATAACACAAAGGCCAACTTCAGCAATGGAACCAGTGATGATGACCTTCAAACTCAGAATTTGGATAAAGTTCTTTGGCAAAATGACGATAATAGCGAGAAATTCACCAATTGCAGAGAGAGAAAAGATTCTGACCGTAAATACATAGCAGAAATATTGCTCGCATCAGGGCTGCTCAGTAGCCCCAGCTTAATCCAGGCAGTTCATTCACCAGGTCACCTGATAAACCCAAAGTTGTTCTTTGCACTTGAACTATTGAAGACAAACAAGCTGCAGTTCAATATGAAGCACAATGCTGGGAAGATTCTTAGGATAAATAATCTTGAAGAAATGCAAAGAAAACTCATATTTGATGTTGTCAATGAGATTCTAGTACAAAAAATTAGTGCCttaatatatgtatattttggCTAA